GGACGTGCATGAGAGCCACGCGGATCGCTTTCCATGCATGCACGAACCGCTTTTCCAGTATTGCGATCGGTCCGTGCTCACTAACATTAAGATTTAAGAAATGAATGAGCATCACACACTGTATACTACCACATAATTAAGTACTTGATATTATTGTTCATATCTTCTCACTGACACTCGACATCTCCGTGCTAGATCTACGTACCAAAAGTGGCATCTTTACCACCTTTTAATCACACACAGATAATTATTCAACCACTGGCATATTACTGATCATCCTACTAATCCAACGAGCGGATGAGCCAAGTACTAGTAGCTATACTGTACTAATCCCAACCCaaccttaattaatttatatatgtGCAGTACTACTATGCTGCATATGAGTAGTTGGTAAGTACCACGTTAGCTAATGACAAACCATGTAAATTAGTGGCTACATGCAGAAGGAAGAGCCCATCATGTGGAAGCAGGCGGGGACGGGGAGCGCGTGATGCTGCTGCTGTACTGCTGGCACTGGCGGCGCCGGCCCGACGCCACCGCCACTGCAGttgctctccggcgaagaagaggacgcggacgagaATGAGTAGTTGGTGGCGTCGGCCTGGCGGCCGGGGTTGAACGGCGGTATGACGAGGTCGgccggggcgggcggcggcgggtggcgccAACGCGGGAGCGGGCCGGCCAGGAGGAGCGTCTGCAGGAGCGGGCCTGCTGAAACTACGGCCTCCACTAGCCGTCCCTTCTCCGGCAACCTCCGCGCCAGCGCCATCTCCAGCTCAGCATCCTCCTCCTGCTGATCGTTGGACGACACCACCGTCACGTGCTCGTCCATGGCGCatactccttctcctcctccctgaaCGCCGACTGCATGGAGTAGCGGAGGGCCGGGGAGGCTCTGGAGCGGAGGACTGGTCTGGTGGTGGTGTAGGAGGACCAGGAGGGAGTGGCAGTGGCGCCGgagctcgtcgcgctcggcggcCGCGGACGCCACCAGTCGCGCAGCCTCGGACTCCACGCGCCGGAGCTCCGCCTGGTGCGCTCCACGCACCGCGTCCAGTTCGTTCAGCGCGCGGAGCAGCGCCTCCCGGAGCTCCGACGCTGTCGCGAAGCACTCGTCCAGCGGCTGCTGGTCGCCGCGGCCGTCGGCGTCGAAGGCGGCCAGGGGCGTGGCGTCCCACACGCCGTAAGCAAACGCCGCCTGACCGCCGTGGAGCAGGGCGGGGTGGCAGCCGGCGCCGTGGTCTTCCATGTAATGTTGGGTACGTTTATTATGGTTTAGAAATGTGCCGTCAAGCTAAGGGCCGGGGTGATGAGACGATGATAGTGAAGAGATGATATATGCATGGACGCGTGCGTGGGGTATTGGCTTGGTCATGGTGTGTGCTGTGGCCTGTgggtgcgtatatatatatagaatAGATGATCTTTACTGTTTTTTCTCCcactaaaataaaccttttgtttTATGATTATTGGTTGACAATGATtatataaatgtttgttttgcttTTCTATTCTTCCGGGTTTTGCCTTCGGTTTGTAGATGACAATCAAAGGTTTGATGAAATTGATTAATTCGGGTTGGCTTTTTGCCCGCCGTAAATCCTTAAGAtattgtttggtactagagtttttgTGGGGATTAGTGCAGATAATATTCTAAAGTATTAGGTGATCCCCTATCGTCACTCAAATCCCCATAAAATTCCATCCTCAATTCAGTAGGTatgggtagagtattggggattgagaAAAATATACAGAGATTTAGGAAAAAGTGGGGATAAACGAATATTAAACTCGAACaatactctagtaccaaacatATTTTTAGAAATAAGTGGGGATTTAAAATTTGGTGGAGATTATCCCTACTATCACAATAACTCTAGTACAAAACGAGGGCTAAAGATTTGATATGGTGTGTTAGAGGTATGCGATCATATGCATATCTAACACCAGGTGTTATGACTTATGTAGCGCCGGTGGTTCAAAGAAATTGGTGCCAGAATTCGGAACCGCTTTGGATAAGCTGATATGTATGGAATCGGTAGTACGACCCTCTCTCTGCTCAGATTCATGCATGTACGCATCTCATTTCTCTCACAATTTTGCTGCTAGGTTCCAGATTTGTATGAAAAAAGCGAACCTACTTGTTAAGCTTCTTCTTGTGTCAGAGTATATCAGCCGATGCCTCACTATGTATCTGACCGGTTCAAGAGGAGAAGAGAGAAGTTTATGGTTCGCTTTTACCACACATGGTGCATGGTCTAAGTGCTTTTAATTTTTAAATTCACGGAACAGCTAGAGTGAGTTACTTCCTTCTTCCTAAGGTATGTTGCACATATTTTTTGGCCAAAATCAAAACATTATAATGTTCGATTAAATTTGTATAGGATACAAAATCCATATTATTAGATCCATCATAGGGTATAGTTTTATTTTGTACGCAATTTCCACTAACTTAGTATAGATGTTAATATTTTTTTTCCTATTTACTTGGTCGAGCATTGCAAAAATTGACTTTGAACCTACATTGTAAGCAACATTATTTGGAAAGGACGGAGTATTTATTGCGAGAGATCCAACAAAAAAATTAAGTACAtataagaaacaaaataaaaaacacaACATAGCTTGCAAGCAGTGTCTAGAGAATAAAAGAAAACAGTAGAAGTATCAAGGCACATCATTGTCCTCCCTTTTGTGCTTGACATAGCTGATAATGTCCTCGAATCCTGGCTTGTTAGAAGTCCACCATACATGGTCTGTAAAAATTTAAGCACATGGAAAATTAATAGTTCAAGTTCTTAGGTTCTATTTGGAATTGtgcttttttttgtatttttttagtTTCTCACTAGGTTTAATTTAATTACTCACAGGGACCATGAATTTCATAAATCATTTtgtaataagtttgaaatatgatGTTTTTGAAACAATGGA
This region of Lolium perenne isolate Kyuss_39 chromosome 2, Kyuss_2.0, whole genome shotgun sequence genomic DNA includes:
- the LOC127329588 gene encoding uncharacterized protein; protein product: MEDHGAGCHPALLHGGQAAFAYGVWDATPLAAFDADGRGDQQPLDECFATASELREALLRALNELDAVRGAHQAELRRVESEAARLVASAAAERDELRRHCHSLLVLLHHHQTSPPLQSLPGPPLLHAVGVQGGGEGVCAMDEHVTVVSSNDQQEEDAELEMALARRLPEKGRLVEAVVSAGPLLQTLLLAGPLPRWRHPPPPAPADLVIPPFNPGRQADATNYSFSSASSSSPESNCSGGGVGPAPPVPAVQQQHHALPVPACFHMMGSSFCM